In Crateriforma spongiae, the following proteins share a genomic window:
- a CDS encoding prepilin-type N-terminal cleavage/methylation domain-containing protein, with protein sequence MMMQRNGLTLIEVIFAVTLSAAAAALTISYLRLPGDSAKDRACELRREVLAEQVARYQDITGATPGRDLRELQTSEYAGNVLPTCPSTGMSYRYIGGQVQCPSHP encoded by the coding sequence ATGATGATGCAACGCAACGGTTTGACACTGATCGAGGTGATTTTTGCGGTGACGTTGTCGGCCGCCGCCGCAGCATTGACGATCAGCTATCTGCGACTGCCCGGCGATTCGGCGAAGGATCGCGCTTGCGAGTTGCGTCGTGAAGTATTGGCCGAGCAAGTGGCCCGGTATCAGGACATCACTGGTGCAACACCTGGTCGCGATCTGCGGGAATTGCAAACCAGTGAGTACGCGGGCAATGTGCTGCCGACGTGTCCTTCGACGGGGATGAGTTACCGGTACATTGGTGGTCAGGTTCAATGCCCGTCCCATCCATGA
- a CDS encoding sugar porter family MFS transporter, with the protein MSNRLFVWSITSALAGFLFGFDTVVISGAEKTIQSLWELGDAQHGLAMSMALWGTVVGSLVGGWPTDHLGRRKTLIWIGILYFVSAVWSALASDVYSFMLARFIGGLGVGISTVAAPLFISEIAPPAQRGRLAGMFQFNIVFGILIAFASNAMLGGLGDSAWRWMLGVEAVPALIYWVMCLSLPESPRWLITKRADVDAAKSVFRQAMPDSDEAAVDSLVKEIQNASVPSGSKESFWNRSLKVPIALAFLVAFFNQLSGINAILYFSPRIFELTGLAKQAALLQSVGIGITNLIFTFVGLWLIDRLGRRTLLLIGSVGYIVSLGACAWAFASETFQIVPACIFAFIAAHAVGQGAVIWVLISEVFPNQHRAAGQALGSFTHWIFAALLTLLFPTMVGLFHPAVVFGFFCFMMVLQLLWVIVLVPETKGVPLEEIQRRLGVNESS; encoded by the coding sequence ATGTCAAATCGATTGTTCGTCTGGTCCATCACCTCGGCGCTGGCCGGCTTTTTGTTCGGATTTGACACGGTAGTCATCTCCGGAGCCGAGAAGACGATTCAATCGCTGTGGGAATTGGGTGACGCCCAGCATGGATTGGCGATGAGCATGGCGCTGTGGGGCACCGTCGTTGGATCGCTGGTCGGCGGATGGCCGACCGACCATCTGGGGCGTCGCAAGACTTTGATCTGGATTGGAATCCTGTATTTCGTTTCGGCCGTTTGGTCGGCGTTGGCCAGCGACGTATATTCCTTCATGCTTGCCCGGTTCATCGGCGGCTTGGGGGTTGGGATTTCAACCGTCGCCGCCCCGTTGTTCATTTCGGAGATCGCTCCTCCGGCGCAGCGAGGTCGGCTGGCCGGGATGTTCCAGTTCAACATTGTGTTTGGGATTTTGATCGCCTTCGCTTCCAATGCGATGCTGGGTGGCCTGGGTGATTCGGCCTGGCGATGGATGTTGGGAGTCGAAGCGGTTCCGGCGTTGATTTATTGGGTGATGTGTTTGTCGTTGCCGGAAAGCCCGCGTTGGCTGATCACAAAACGGGCAGACGTGGACGCGGCCAAGTCAGTTTTTCGACAGGCAATGCCTGATTCGGATGAAGCCGCCGTCGATTCGCTGGTCAAAGAAATCCAGAACGCGTCGGTCCCATCGGGATCGAAAGAATCGTTTTGGAATCGGTCCTTGAAGGTGCCCATTGCTTTGGCGTTTTTGGTGGCGTTCTTCAACCAATTGTCGGGGATCAATGCAATCCTGTACTTTTCGCCACGAATCTTTGAACTGACGGGTTTGGCCAAGCAAGCCGCTTTATTGCAGTCAGTGGGGATCGGGATCACCAACCTGATTTTCACCTTTGTGGGACTGTGGCTGATCGATCGATTGGGGCGTCGTACGCTTTTGTTGATCGGGTCGGTGGGTTACATCGTGTCGCTGGGGGCTTGCGCATGGGCGTTCGCTTCGGAGACCTTCCAAATCGTGCCGGCATGTATTTTTGCCTTCATTGCCGCCCATGCGGTCGGTCAGGGAGCCGTCATTTGGGTTCTGATTTCGGAGGTTTTTCCGAATCAGCATCGCGCCGCCGGACAGGCACTGGGCAGCTTCACCCACTGGATCTTTGCCGCCCTGTTGACGTTGTTGTTTCCGACGATGGTCGGGCTATTTCATCCAGCAGTCGTGTTTGGCTTTTTCTGTTTCATGATGGTGTTGCAACTGTTGTGGGTGATCGTTCTGGTGCCCGAGACGAAGGGGGTTCCTTTGGAAGAGATCCAGCGACGATTGGGTGTCAACGAGTCGAGCTAG